TAAGACCATGTTATTGCTCCTGTATGTCGATTTGAAATCCTGCTTTATATTGTGTGCGGCGATAAGACGTTAAAGAGAATAACAGCGTTTTCAAGATTAACGTTTAGCGACTTGATGCTTTTTGTGCCACTTGTGGTTTTCCCCTTCATGGGCGTGTAGAACGCCGGCAGAAATGCAGAGAGACAGGTTTGCCCACGCTGACGTCCAAACGGTTACCGCCACGTCATTGTAGAATTTCCCAGTAGAACCTTTAGCctgcaaaatttgctttaacaacgCTTTGAGGTAAATAAGCACCATATTGTTAGGACGCTGTCAGAAAGGAAAACAGCTCGTGTCATAGTATTGCAGcacaatatattaaaaaaatatatacattatgTAATTTACATACAATTGAATTTCATGTTTGGTCAagtcaatatttttaaatgtacaagTAGTTGCATAATGTGGTCACAGCAAAGACCTACTCTAATTCATGTCAGTGATAAAGATCTAGGCCAGAGCtgtaaaatatgaatatgatTTCCGTGAATCTGTGTTGACAATATACacgcttgactttttttttttctcaatctAACCACAAATTTACtttgatttaattaattaccttatttaaatttaataattaatttattttaattgacacattttaattactttatttaaatttaataataatttaatttatttaaattgacaCATTTTAGATTTGCACACACAGAATTGCTATTTAGTATTAATTGTTCTGCCTGCCGCTGTACATTtgtcataaataaatcattccTGGACCAATTAAGTGAAACTAGATAATTTCCTGCAGCGCACACACGATGATGTCACGACACACCAATGCGTCACGGCACAGTGGTTGAAAATCACTATCAACCTAAATGTATTATCGCCACAACCACAATTAATTTCTTAAAGATGAACATTGTTATCTTCGTAAAGAGTTATGTCAATGTTCCTAATATTGTGACTTGCAATTAGCCCAGCAAGAAATCCTTGTTGAATTTTCCACGTTTATTTCATGTGTTTGACTCGTGTCGTTTGAACAAACAAGACATGGAAAAGCTTGTTCAcactttgttcatttttagCGCACCAGACCAAACAGGTGCTTTTTGAGGCCTGAACggcaataacaacaaaaatccatCCAACAGCTACAACTGCTTCAGAATGTCGCTGCTCGAGTTCTGATTGGAACCCACCACACCGGTCCTAAAATCTCCTCAGTCTAATCTTAGTGTCTATAAAGCCTGATTGACCatggaagaaaatatttgcccTGTGTTATGCAGATAAACTGGCCTTACTTTTTGCAGGCTCACCGCTTTGACAGGATGTCGTCAATATCAAACGCAGACTTCCGCTGCCAACCAGGAGACACAATCTGTGGTGAGCTAAATACTTGAcagcatatttaaaaatgtacattatTCGTGTCTCAAATGAGTCACTTTTGGTTTCGTGACTTTTGGGCAGTAATTTGTAACCAGTAACCGCATTctttcagttatttttttgtaatgtataatttatttttcctcttaaCGGTCTTACAGGTTCGACGTCAATTATTGGTGATTGAAGTTTTACGGATTTTATATTAACTATAAAAGAGCAGGAGTCAGGTCAAAATGTTCCGGAAAGAGATTAAAATACACTTGATCATctcaccacttttttttttttttttttttcttcctgggtCAGAGATTCGTGTGTATGAGAAGGAAGTGATCATCGTGCCCATTCTGCTGCTGGCCACCTTTGTGGTCACGCTGGTCTTCATCCTCCTACTGCGCTTCTGTCCGGAGAAGGTCGAGCGCATCCGTCTCAGCACCACCAGGCCCACCTTCAGGAGGGAGCTGCACGGCATCGATGGTACCGCTGCTTGTTTTTCACGGCATCGTGACTGGACTCTGCTGATTCTTTTGGTCTTCACCCAGCTCCACCCGGCATCAATGTTCTGGAGCACGAAAGCATCGCTTTGGACATGCCCAACACGTACTCCACCTTTCAGCCGCCCAGCATGTACGCCTCCAAAAAGCTCTCCCTGTCCGTGGATATGCCTCCGGTGTCGTCGGGCGCCCAAGCCTACAAGCCGGCGTCGGAAGTCGTGATCCAGCCCAGGGAGCTGCCGCGCCAGAGGCTGCCCGAGTCCTTCAACTTGATCAACCCGCTGCCGGGTTGCTTCCCCTTGCGCTCCAACTCCTCCGTGTCCCTCTACAGGGCCCGCATGGAGAACAGGAACGTGGTCCTACGAGTTCTTAATGGTGGGGGACCCCTTTGAACCTTCTATGTCCTCACTAGTAGGAGATTTGTGTGAAACTTACTTACATGGACCTGTGTGAACTCCCTGTCCGGCGGCAGACTCGGCCGATGCCACCGAGAGGCACAACTTCCTGGGCTTTGCGTCCTTCCTGGCCCAGCTGGGGCCGCACCCGTTCTTACCCGAGCTGTTGGGCGTGGTCTCCTTGCGGGCCCCGCTGGTGACAGCGGTGGAGGAGTTGGAGAACCGGGACCTGCTCAGCTTCCTGTGGCGGTGCAGACGGGTCAGTCGAACGGCGGAATTTAGCGCTGTCAACGTAAAACCGAGTAAGTAAACGTTGCATTTGTCTCACGCAGGAAGACGTGAATCCTCCGTGTGAGATGACAGAGAGGCGAATGTTTACCATGGCCCAACATGTGCTCTCAGCGCTGGTTTGTAAACATTATTTGAGGGTCCAATTAAATTGGTGTAATTAATAATAGTGTTTTATGAATCTGTGTTGACCTTTCAATCTAAACTTAGCCGGGTGATGATAATGAATTCACAAAACGTTTTCTCTCCAGACGTACCTCCACAGCAAAGATCTCCTGCACGGGAACATCCGAGCCCGCAGCGTCCTGGTCAGCCAGGCGCACACGGCCAAGCTGTGGGGGCTTCACGGGGTCTTCACACGCAAGAACCAAGCATCCACGCAAAAGGATGACCCCAGCATGAAGAAATGGCAGGCGCCGGAGATTTTAGCCAGAAGAACTGTCGGGCCCAGCAGTGACTTGTGAGTGCGCCAGCTGGTTGACATCACCTTAATGAATCTTGTGGCTTGTTTGCCCTTTGACCTCTTCCATCCaccctgacttttttttctctctagaTGGTCTTTTGGCATCTTAGTGTATGAAATGGTAACACTGGGTAAGTCGGGCTCAAAATTTGATCATCTAATATTTTACAGTATTTATCCAAATTGTTTGCCTGTGTAGGAGAAGCTCCGTTTGCAGAGGTCCCCGTTAATGAGCTCCTCCAGTTCCACCAGCGGGGCAAAAGTCTGAAGAAGCATCCCAACTGCTCCAACGCCCTGTAAGGAATCCGGCGCTCGCTCCAAAAGTCAAATGTAGGTTCTCAACTTTATAATTTCTCCACAGCTACGCCATCATTAAGGCTTGCTGCCAGTGGAAAGAAGCGGATCGCCCCTCGTTAGCCGACGTGACCCGCAAACTGGTGTCTGGGGAGAAGAGCGCCTCGGATAAAGTCCTCAAGGGGGCGCTGGCGGTCAACCTGGAGCGCTACCTGCAAGAGGCCGGCTACGGGGAGGCCAACAGCTACACCATCTTCTGATTAGAACAAAAAGGcagtccacttttttttttatacctgTGCACTTTTCCCACAACCAACTGTTACATATTTCGCTTTGCACATGAGGAGAAACAAAACTTGTATACTCAAGATTTTTTATTAAGCTTTCTctatgaaatgttttattttaaggtTTAGGCAAAAGGAAATACAGACTTTCAAACAGATGTAAACTTGAAGGGCATCCGGTCAGAGTGGATGCTGTGGAATGACGGTTTGTCTGATTTGTTTACCAACTTCCTGCAGCCCATATCACGTAACAGATGCCATCCATGTTTGGTTTTTGTACGCTCCTACATCGAACGACCGTGAACTGAATGACGCataaaatgtgaataaataattgtcGGTCTGCTTATTGCAAAGTGAAGGAATACAAAACGCTACCTCACATCGGCCCATATTCAGGTTGCAACGGGTGGCCAAAGTTCCAGGACTGGTGTCGCTTGAAATAGATTTGAATAGATTTTCTCTCTCGAGCGTCAGGGAACACAAACGGTGGCGCAGCACATTAAGACTTACAGGCATATAGTTTTTATTCTCTGCAAAGAACAATTAATGAAGGAAGGAGCACAAtggcattttcatttatttcaatgagaagatttgaaatgttttgcgtTACTTGCATGTCTTGTGACGCCAGTCCTGGAACTTTGACACGGCACGTTTAGTTGTTTACAGCTCCTACAACTTGTCATGAAAAATTCtttttgagtaaaaaaatgtaaaagataCAAAACTAAACTTTAAGAAACCGTTATGAACGACTCCCTCCTTGTCGGACAGGAacttgtaacaaaaaaaagttgaagcaCCATTTTCAAGAAGGCAACGTGTCTCATGTGAAGTTAACCTCGCTACCACTTAACCAAGTCCAAGTTCTCACTATGGGGTTAGTGCACTTAACATGGTTAATGTCATCACTCATTCTCCAGCCAAAAAAGCCAAATGTGTTTTGGCACATTCAAGGTCCAGAATGTAAACTGTCAATCATTGTGTGGTGTCGAAAATCCAAATAAGACAGCTCACTCGCGCAGGCTGTTGATAGAGGCACAGATCTTGAGGGCGGGTCCCAACTTGATGTTCATGGTGGAGATGAGATGGTCCTCTCGGAGAAGCAGTAGCGCCTGCCCGTCGATTTCCTGCGACAAGAAGTGAGCGGCCAGCTCCTCGCAGCCTAGAcagaaggattttttttttttttttttttaaacacgaGTCTTGCTTCGTGatgtaaaatgtcaaaatgagaGTGTTCCAACCTTGAAGCGACGAGATGAACCTGCAGACTTCCTCC
This DNA window, taken from Syngnathus acus chromosome 16, fSynAcu1.2, whole genome shotgun sequence, encodes the following:
- the styk1b gene encoding tyrosine-protein kinase STYK1b; the protein is MSSISNADFRCQPGDTICEIRVYEKEVIIVPILLLATFVVTLVFILLLRFCPEKVERIRLSTTRPTFRRELHGIDAPPGINVLEHESIALDMPNTYSTFQPPSMYASKKLSLSVDMPPVSSGAQAYKPASEVVIQPRELPRQRLPESFNLINPLPGCFPLRSNSSVSLYRARMENRNVVLRVLNDSADATERHNFLGFASFLAQLGPHPFLPELLGVVSLRAPLVTAVEELENRDLLSFLWRCRREDVNPPCEMTERRMFTMAQHVLSALTYLHSKDLLHGNIRARSVLVSQAHTAKLWGLHGVFTRKNQASTQKDDPSMKKWQAPEILARRTVGPSSDLWSFGILVYEMVTLGEAPFAEVPVNELLQFHQRGKSLKKHPNCSNALYAIIKACCQWKEADRPSLADVTRKLVSGEKSASDKVLKGALAVNLERYLQEAGYGEANSYTIF